The Plutella xylostella chromosome 25, ilPluXylo3.1, whole genome shotgun sequence region TTTTAGATTAGTTCGTGACGCAGGTAATTCCTTACAGTGTCGCGCTTTATGCCCCGTTTTATCACAGTTATAACATTTTACATGCAAGTCGTGCCTAATAGAGTTTGGTTCAGCACCACGTGGTTTCTTACTATCAAATTTAGGGACATTACCACCATCTAATTTACGTTTCCTAAAGGTTCTCATAACAGACACTAACTCAGATAATGACTTAGGGGTATTTCTCAGAAGGTCAGAGCGAACATAATCCTGGGAAATACCTGTAATCAGAGCTTCAATGACCTCTTCATCGGCAGCCTCTGGTCGCACCCTCTTGAACAGCGTCCACGCGGTCGTAGCGTACTCCGCGTAAGTGGTCGCTTGGTCCGAGGTGTACGCCCGCCACTTGGAGACATCGTCAGCGTACCGGAATTCCCTGCCAAAGCATTGAATGAGTTCGGTTTTCATTTTATCCCACGTCGTGGAATGGAGAGACCACGTGTCTATCCATGTTTTAGCCCTACCTCTCAATTGTAAAATAGCTTTCATTCTAGCTTCATGGGGTGGGATCCTAAAGTAGGCTATAGTTTCATCGACATTAGCACACCAGTCCCTAATATCATGCGATCGGACGTCGGGATCGAACGGTGGTAAGTAAAAGTCAGAGCGTGACCTTGATGGTGCGGCGTCGCCGGCTAGAGCAGCCGTGACTGCGCTAGAGGCTGCTTGTTTTGTTACtgaattaagtaaattcaTAACCTGATTCATTGTGAACGTCGTGTCGTCCGCCTTCAGCCCGTCGAGTAGGTCTGCATCGcgtcccgccgccgccgccgccgatgCCGGCCGATCTGTCTCCGGCGTCGGTCgctccaccgccgccgccgcccgcgccggtTCATGATTTGCTGCAGCCGGAGGTTCGGTCGTTGCAGTCGTCGCCCTTCGTCCTGCAGCCGCCGATCTTCGTACTGTAGCCGCAGGTTCACGCCCTGCAGCCGCCGGTCCATGCCCTGCAGCCGCCGGTCCACGCCCTGCAGCCGCCGGTCCACGCCCTGCAGCCGCCGGTCCACGCCTTGTAGCTGCCGGTCCACGCCCTGTAGTCGCTGGTCCACGTGGATCATCGTAGGAGTCTGTAGATGAGCGGCGTCTTCTCGTCGTCACCGCCATTCTTTGCCGTGTTCGGGAACTGATTCGCCCGCCTGGGTCTACGgcgtccgccgccgccggctccATATTGGCTGAAGCTCTGTTTTCCCACCCGAATGGTTGCGTGATCGAGATGTTGAGTCGATCCCACCGCTGCTGTCGGAGATATCTCTCTTGGGATGGTGGGTGTCGAGATGAAAGACCAGTTGGGATCAGTTTCAGATTCAATATATTATTCACACAGCACAAGATCTTCGGTAAAAGAGAGCATCCTAAtggccgcctcggcctttTATAGCCAGAGGTCAATTAAATACTGAATTATTCTAACTTAACTTATTAACAATGCAATTTATGGGAATAttcattttatgattttacaagtgaattaatacctatatattttataagaaacccatatattttaatattttcatacaataaGTCTTCGCCTTGACAggtcaaattaattaatagtttctgaatattttaattacaacactatcttaaaatattatggcTTCTAATTGAAtggcaataattataatgctaCTTTAACATAAATTCGAGAATCTAATACATTTCAAAGTATAAATCAATTCAGTATTTTACAGGAAGTTAGTTTTGAACTTGACTACAAATGAACTATTGAACCATAGTCTAGATAGAGTGTCATAGGTTAGGATGCGTTCAGAAAATTCGGAACATAACTAGTATAGTAATTTACGTttagaaattaataaagttattattctgagcaaATACAGAAAACGCCCACATATACATCGTCAATAATCGTAGTATTAGGTATTACATATAGAATAAATGTGATCGTTTTTCTCATTAATAGACATCCTACCTTGTaaacattacattacaatttAATAGTTAACAATGGTTTCAAACTATAGGTAGGTGCGTTATTTCACGTCACTATTTACAATAACTGGCTACGGGACATCTAACGGGATAACCAGTTTCTAGATGTATGACAAACTAATGATTTTCGTAAACTAGTGATTATTGTAAACACCAAAAACATTTGTAGACTAAATAGAAGCGTGTCAGGAAATAGTTCCAAATTGCAACATTACTCCTTCTGGTCATCATTATTTACAGTTtattacattaatttaaataacagaattttatttttcacaaaaatatacctctgctctcatacaaaaacatacttaaaacAACTCCCCCTAAACAACTCCCCAAAACACTTAACGATTGCcgagatatttacagatttaaataGCGCGTTATAAAACTAGTGACGGTTTAGACGTCACCGGTTACATTACGTTTCATTATTTACAGTTTTACACTAATTTAAATAAcggaattttatttttcacaaaaatatacctctgccttcatacaaaaacatacttaaaacAACTCCCCCTAAACAACTCCCCAAAACACTTAACGATTGCcgagatatttacagatttaaaaAGCGCATTATAAAACTAGTGACGGTTTAGACGTCACCGGTTACATTACGTTTCGTAAAAATCACGTAACGACCCACACCCAATGCATATACAATCGTGCCCTATTCCCACAGGGGCAGACAACGATTCATGAACAATTTAAAACACTATGGATCGTTAAAACTtctatttaaaaacaacatgcAGTACTCACCGATTTTCTTCAGTTATTTGGCTTACcacaattatatttatttcacatcCACTAGTGGGATATCAGATCTCACTTCTGAACTTTTAATTTCACAAGTTAAACACTTTTTAgggtttaaataattttatttataatctcGACACGTGCATCCGTTGGCGCCCGTTCGAAATCTGACAGCTAGGGTTGCCCTTGCTCAAAATAATATCCAAGTCACAGGTACGTATGCTAcccttaaaataataattttatacgtCAAATATCGCACGGGCTCAATAATATTACAGAAAATAAcgattaaaattacataatctTAACAGTTTTGATAACACAATTCCCATTTTCTATACCATAAGATCCATAAGTAATAGTGATCAATGAGTACCTGTTTCGAGCATATGATGTCAGTATCGTAATTTGAAAATGTTGACCCTCTTCGCTATACCGCCTCTTTATCTACCCGGCCCAACCATCAAACTCTTGTGTGCAATTCGCGAGAAGAAAGTATTATCTAAGTAGATAAAGATGCCGTGTAGTAAGCACTGGCTGGGTCGTATTTGATCAATAACTTTCATATATTCGTCTAAACGTAGTGGCTAATCCCCTCCACTATTCATGCAATAACACAATTccctattatattttaaacttttcagGCACGTAGCCTACACAGAAGCCAAGTCGCTGCGTCGCTACACCGTGGGCCTGGTGTTCAGAGAGAAGCACGTGGACGGCTTCCACCCGAGGGAGATCGCCGAGTGCGCCTTCGACATCGTGACACCCAGAACTGGTATAAATGATATTACCacaaaatcagtaaaaaaaatgtttagcTCTATCAAAAGCTTCATTAATTTATGCATCCATCGAAAAACGTGTCAGTCACGCATATTGGGCGTACAGGATGTCTGCGGTAAGGTTTCATATCTATATGGTGTAACTAGTGAAGACTACGAacattacatacattacaGTTGATACGTCGTTGTATAAGGATAAGGCCCCATTGCTGCGTTGCGCTGCGTCATGGCGCGTAATAAATGTagcatgtaaaaaaaataatatggaaAACTATACAGGGACGGTGCGCGGTGCAACACAGAGCACTAATGGGAACCGGCCTTTAAGTATTTTCACTCATACATAAGGCGCGCGACCAAAAAACACCTTTATCTAAACAAATTCCTTCCAATTCCAGGAACCCTCTGGTCAGACGCCGAGCTCCTACTAGTAGCCAACAAGGCGGCATCAGCAGTGAACCTGAAGGTTTCTGTCACGCTGAACCACACGGAGATGCTGAAGACCCTGCTGCTCTGTTGCGGAGTGTCCACGGACCGGCATCGGGACCTTTACCCTATACTTGTTGATGTTAGGCTGGGTGAGTGTGTTTGGTTTTGTAGGGTGTCAGTGTTTGATATTTTTACTGATATAGGTTAAAATGTGCTAGTTGAAGAGGTAGTGGGTCAGGCATATTTGCTGAAATGTGGACGACTGTTGATACTTCACTATGACGAGTTGTATGTTGTATAGCGacttattttacttttgaattttgtatttatgtataataattatgttttaatttcagGTCGCATAACGAATCTACAACTACAAACTCACTTGACGTCGCTCTGTATCACCAACAGAGATATCGCCAATCTACTGCGGATGATGGAGGCTGAGGTAaactatgtattatattatattaaagaaATATGTTAAATTTAGGCACAACCACAACCAAATGCGGAAGTCATgattttgcaaaaatatatatttatttattctgtcTGTGTATTTTGACTTCACCGTTGTAGTGATACGGCGATACTTAGCGCTGCAATGCACCGTTGGTACTATAGTTTAGGCATTACCAACGAGCCAACCATTTTATCAGGCCTCTCATTAGTGCCTACGAGATATCTGATAAGATGATTCACACGTTTGTAATGACTCAAACATAAAAGATCACCAGAAAAAAAAGATTCGTTGTGTGTTATAATGTGCTAAagcaattttaattatttcaggTGCCAGTAAGCGAAGTCCGTGAGCTAGTAGCCCCATTAGCTAAGAAAGCGGAGTGGAGCAAAGCGTTGGCGCGAGCCGTAGAGGATCTGGAGTCAGTCGCTGACAACGCGAAGGCTTTGGGACTGGAGGTGAGACGCGATTTCGAACCTTAAACTTAATTATGGGCACGCATTATGTGACCATGACAGCTATATCTGACGCATAAATGGCTTTCGTGACTCTGAAATATTCCGCCTTTATCAGGATCTAGAATTGTTGTTGTGTGTATTGTGGTCAACTTACGTGGTTCCTAGTGTACTGAACTAAGTTTTCTAGTGTACTAAACTATGTAATAGTATAATCATGCGAATTCAGTTGCTTCCGACTCCGAATACTTCGGTTACATGCACATTTATGTTTACGCAAGCAAAATATGTAAGAAGcatacaataattttaaaaaatattcaaataattcCTTCCAGTGCGCAGTGACAGTGGCGCCGTGCCTCGCGTACAACGCGACGCAACACTCGGGCGTGTTCTGGCAGATGTGCGCAGTGTCGGCGGCGCAGCGGGCGTGCAGCAAGCACCGCTCCGCCGACATCGTCGCCGCGGGGGGCAGGTCAGAGGGGAAGGGGGTGTCAttgtacagtcaacaaaataGATAAGCATCCTATGTTACTGCAAAAACGGATGTTGGAAGGAATTAATGTGTTATGGCGCGACAGCCCTTAAGTtaggaaaatataaatatatgcaTTCGTCGATATTaggctatttatttatttataattagggcaaaacacccagtaactgaccaccttaagggagttgttccagtaatttgtctgtagcgggctcaattcttatcgcttattaaatccgatttttgttttaaaaactagaataacagagctacattcctgagtaaatagcaaacacATAGAagttacacatatttttatatatttttgcaaacaaaaagtagtgattttcccagtaactgaccactaaaatctagtaactgaccacactcgatgccagtaactgaccaccaatttaaaatggtttaaaaatttaattatcattaaatcttattattatttatttatttgattacttcatgtaatagtaccgatcctctggtctcttttaatgtgtgacacatcactattgctcaaggtttcttaactgaaaagtgAATTCAATTAATAAATCAGCTTAATGCATAAATCTGTACCCCAGGAAGAAAGTATATTAAGTCACTCAGCATTGTTCTTACAGGAGAGtagaataaagaaaaaaaatatgaattattttattttatttaaaattcttcaaacttattaaatttattgaaactGTTTTTATAGTGGTATTAAAGggtgaaattaaatatattaagctaATTTCGATAAAATAGCTACATGAGGCAGGGGAGGACTTAACACACCTTTACcctaattttttatacaaacctACTAAAAGCAATGGACTTAACCTATAGTAAAAATTGTATTCACCTAAATATTactgttctaaaataaaattagaaatatatttttagcacatttttatttaaaaagaaaacttaCAAACTAATCCACATTTTCTTCAGGATACTCTTCAATTTCAGATCCATGCggtatgtttttataaaaagaatGGAAACAACTTGGTACCCACTTTAAAGCCACTTGTAAGTCCTTAAACTTAGCAGTGGAAATTCTCCTGACAGTGCTGTTGCATACCGGTATCTCTTCTGGCCAGTTAATGCCGCGTCTGGTGTGTCTTGTGAATTCAGCTCTATTAAAATCAGCTTCACTGAAAtctgttttataaaatagggTACCTATATCTGTAGCTCTTACTTGAATGTGTACCATTTCAGAGATAAGTATGTTATCATTGCTGCAATTTTTCTTTCTGATAACAAGGGGAGCTGCATTACCCGAGAaaagtgttttaaaatttaaaaagtctTCTAATTCCATATTGTAAACTTCAATGGGATTATTAGGTGATGAACAATTTCTTATAAATTGTTGCCAATCCCATGGTATCATTATACCTTTATTAGTGTTGTTTATCTTTTTCTTAGCTCTCTCTATGACCGAGTGTTGGACGTCCACCTCCATATGTGTGTGTCCCTTCAGAAGAAACTTGtggtttataatttttaaagtgGGGCATTGTTTGAGTAACCAAAAATAGAATGAAATCATTATGTAGTTTCTATTTTGGCCTCCACAGTTGTCTGACCATATTGTAAGTTCTTCTATCTTATCATTAGTTAGTAAGTTTTCTCTAGCCCACTTATATAAACAGGATGCAATTTCACAAC contains the following coding sequences:
- the LOC119691391 gene encoding eIF-2-alpha kinase GCN2-like, which translates into the protein MPRARAWDQCPNAVKVMTAFGTVCHLPHDLRLPFARHVAYTEAKSLRRYTVGLVFREKHVDGFHPREIAECAFDIVTPRTGTLWSDAELLLVANKAASAVNLKVSVTLNHTEMLKTLLLCCGVSTDRHRDLYPILVDVRLGRITNLQLQTHLTSLCITNRDIANLLRMMEAEVPVSEVRELVAPLAKKAEWSKALARAVEDLESVADNAKALGLECAVTVAPCLAYNATQHSGVFWQMCAVSAAQRACSKHRSADIVAAGGRSEGKGVSLYSQQNR